One window of Eublepharis macularius isolate TG4126 chromosome 17, MPM_Emac_v1.0, whole genome shotgun sequence genomic DNA carries:
- the TLCD2 gene encoding TLC domain-containing protein 2, with amino-acid sequence MELLVLGGSLAAFRLLNAALERLVPPPPPAQRNRWKWRNICTSFVHSLLSGGGALLGFYLHPQMAEDLIDTHLPGAHRLLGVSVGYFLQDFIDMMCNQKLCECWELLCHHSVVIVCFSIAFLIHRFVGFATVALLVEINSVFLHLRTILRMAGLSHTSYYRVTSLVNLGTYMVFRISTLAWMTRWLVLNRESIPAATYVVSAVGLAIITPMNIVLFYRLLRNDYLRSSQHDKRQ; translated from the exons ATGGAGCTGCTGGTGCTGGGCGGGTCTCTGGCCGCCTTCCGGCTGCTCAACGCCGCGCTGGAGCGCctcgtgccgccgccgccgcccgcgcaGCGCAACCGCTGGAAGTGGCGCAACATCTGCACCTCCTTCGTCCACAGCCTGCTCAGCGGCGGCGGGGCGCTGCTCGG GTTCTACCTCCACCCGCAGATGGCCGAAGACCTCATCGACACGCACTTGCCCGGGGCGCACCGCCTGCTGGGCGTCTCCGTGG GATATTTCCTCCAGGACTTCATTGATATGATGTGCAACCAAAAGTTGTGCGAGTGCTGGGAACTACTGTGCCATCACTCTGTG GTGATCGTCTGTTTCAGCATTGCCTTCCTGATCCACCGCTTTGTCGGCTTTGCTACGGTGGCTCTGCTGGTGGAAATCAACTCGGTCTTCCTGCACCTGCGAACAATCCTGCGTATGGCGGGCTTGTCGCACACGTCTTACTACCGTGTCACCAGTCTGGTTAACTTGGGCACCTATATGGTGTTTCGCATCAGCACCCTCGCCTGGATGACCCGCTGGTTGGTTCTCAACCGGGAGAGCATCCCTGCAGCCACCTATGTGGTGAGCGCAGTGGGCCTGGCCATCATAACTCCTATGAACATTGTACTGTTCTATCGCCTGCTGCGCAATGACTACCTGAGGTCCAGTCAGCATGACAAGAGGCAGTAA